Sequence from the Arthrobacter pigmenti genome:
CTCCGAGCTGGGAAGCGTGCCGCTGCCGGACCTGGAGCGGACACTGAACCTTGGCGTCGGAATGGTTGCCGTTGTTGCCGAAGCCGGTACTGACGCCGCCGTCGCGCGTTTGACGGAGCGAGGCGTTCCCGCGTGGGTTATGGGCCGTGTGGACGCGGCGTCGGGCGAGAACACCGACGGACCTGACTACGTGCAGGGCGCGAAGGGCGTCGACGGCGGTTCGGTTCGACTGGTTGGCTCCTACGCCTAGTTTCCCTGCATCGACTCTCCCCAAATGGGCCTTATGGACGGCTTTAACGCCTGCTAAAGGCCAATTTGGGGAGAGTCGATTCGCGTTGTAGATGTGGAGACAGCAAGAACCAGCGGCTCGACAATCAAGTCCTGGCCGCTGGTTCTGTGCGCGTTTGTGGTGTATGTATCTCAGCGAGAGCGAAGGGAGCGCTTAGCCGATACGGCGGGTGCCGCCGTCGTCCTCTTCTTCATCGAACTGATCCGCATACTTGTCCTCATACTCCGCGTAATCCGGTTCTACCGGATCACTCTGGCGGGAGGCACGGCTACCCGGGCCCGTGAGCTCTCGCTGCAGCGCCGAGTAATCAGTGGACGGGCTGAAGTACTTCATGTCCCGTGCCTGCTTGGTGGCTTTCGCCTTCTGACGGCCGCGCCCCATGGCGTGACCCCCTTTTTGCGTCGATCCGGAGGTGGTCGCTTGGCACCTGTACTTAATTAGCATGCAAGGCGGCAGCGAGGCCCCGGAGTATCCGGTCAATGTGTCGTAGCTATAGATTACATGGTTTCAGAATCCGGCGTGCCAGCAACAGCACGCAAGCGCGTGGGAAAATGGAGGTGTATGCCTCCACGGCCATGCATCGGGTGCTGTTCGTTGGCTAGAGTCAGGGGTAATCAGAGCAAAGCCAGCCCGCGACCACGGCCGGACACAGGAGGGGGCAGTTCACTATGAGCGATCAATCTGACAAGCCGGAAGAGGGTGCCACGGCAGAAGATGCTGCCCAGGAGGGACCCGAGCCTGCTGACGCCGCCGTAGCAGAACCACAATTGGTAAACCCCGATGAGGTCCAATTGTCC
This genomic interval carries:
- a CDS encoding DUF3073 domain-containing protein, encoding MGRGRQKAKATKQARDMKYFSPSTDYSALQRELTGPGSRASRQSDPVEPDYAEYEDKYADQFDEEEDDGGTRRIG